A region of the Falco rusticolus isolate bFalRus1 chromosome 6, bFalRus1.pri, whole genome shotgun sequence genome:
attttaaacagatgCTGGGCTAAGCTTGTTCCTCAAATTAGCTGCCTTTTGAACCTCTTCTCCACAGGGAGTGTTGGGGGAGCTAAGATGACATCCTGGATTTCCTGTGTAAACTTCAGATGCTTCTCGGTACAGCTTGGTGAGGACCGTCTGGGACAATGGTCCACAATGCACACACTACAGgtttcagctccagcagctcacCCATGATGTCAAAAGCAGACActtggctggggcaggcaggacagTCCTGACCACAGGGCTCAGCAGGTGGCAGAGCTCACCCCAAGCTGGCCCGAGGTGCACAGCCCAACAGCAGAAGGCTGGGTTTTCCCACCCCGGTGCGAGGCTAAGGAAGAACCCTTACCTGGATACCTAGATGCCAGATCAAGCACTGCAATGTGTACATTCGTTAAGTTTGCTGTATCCTGCAGTCTTCTGAAATCCTGAAAACTGGCCAACTTAACACAGTTCTAAAAGTAAGAAAAGCCACACATACCCAGAAACATAGAATGAGTTCACTTGCTATTTTGTATAACATCCAGACATTTAGACCCGAGGCTTTGACAGAGAGGGTGTTTGTTTCCTTACAAGTGTACACCACAAGTTACCTTCAGGCTGCTAAAACTCAAACATTTCCTGTTCAAGATGCTTCTAGATGCTGAATTAATCAGCGAGGGAAGCCTGTTCCGCATGCCTaacccagctctgccttcagtTATAAATTATCCTTAAGGCAAGGTGTCGACAGTTTTTCACACACTAAtaaacaaccaccaaaaaacagtGTGGTGCCAAAGCATTGTACAATTCAGTATCTGTGAGAGGACAGGAAGGCTAGAGTACTGAGAGCGCTCTCTTGAAAACAGTTGAAATGGAAACTAATGAAATTATTGCACTAGACTTTGGATAGAAGCAGGGATTTTCCCTTTCAGGAAATAATCATGTGGTACTTAGACCATTAgtttattacaaaataatacTGAGATGCTACTGAACTCATTCTTACCTGGCAATGCTCTTCCTTTCCTATTCCAGCTAGGATcaagcaaagcaggaaaagcaggcGGGTTACAGATCCCATCAGATCAGGTATTTTGCTGGGGCTCAGACAGTAATTTCATTAAGCCAAAAGAGcccacctgaaaaaaaccacagatgtTGGCATTCCTCCTGCAGGATCAACTGCTGAAACAAACTGGCCTGCTCCCTTCTGCAGTGCCCATGTCCTCCTTAGCTGCGCTTTTTGCAGGCCTGTAAATAATCTGCAGAACAAGATGCTAAATACTGCTTCTCTTAAAGCGTGGAATTTTTAGCTTTGATTTATAGTGAAGTGTAAGTAACGATTTCCTAAATTTTCTGAGATTAGCAATCAAGGCTCTAAGAGAGGTGAATGAAGTAGTTGGCAGACtaatttgcaaaacaaatatttcttctgtgcttctcaTAACTAAGAAGGATGCTTGCAGGGACTCATCTGGCTGTTTAGTGCCTCAGGGAAGGAGATTCTCAGTCTGCAGATCACAGGTGTTTTGGCTGGAACTCTCAAGAGGATGTGAGATGAATTTCTGTCTGTTTAATACTTTGGGCATcacagtcccagctctccctcCAAGCCCTTCTTTTGCTTGATCTGAAACTGCTACAGTCCAGCCTAGCACTTAGGCCTCCAGCCAACTAACACAAATCCTGAGCAGCTCTCCCTGTACAGGCAAGCAGAGACAGCTTCAGCTTGACCATCAGGTGAGCAAAGCAACTAAGAGAAAGGAGTCTGAGAACAGACTCCTTTAAACACCAACCTTCCCTCTGACAGAACTCAGCAATTCAGCAGGCTTTAGGTGCCTATTTCCTtagatgtcttttaaaaaaatttttaaaaataaatatcaaatttGCATTACTAAAAGCAAGGCTGCTTTCTTTCATCGTCAAATAAGAATTTGATTTTCCTCTGTGCATCGAGACTCCATGTAAATATATCAAAACTCATTTTAGTATCAGCCCTTCAAGattccttaaaaacaaaactaaaccaaataaacaaaacagcacaCATTTCTCCTGAACAGCTAATGATGACAAGGGAAGCTAATACCCTGTGACAAACTGTTTTATTCTAACTGggcttcttttttatttttattttttattattattttcaagtaCAAGCTAACTGCTCTCCTTGCTTTTGTTTAAGGATTTTATTCTGATTGAAAGCTGGTGGAGGAAAATGAGAATAGAGTATTTCTGTTGACGTCAATAGTTTGTGTCAGTACTTCGCTGGGCACGGGCACAGTCCCCATCTCACACTCGGAAGACTTTCTCCTAGGAACGTGGGCAAACTGATACTAACGTGCTGTTGAGGCACCTTCAATTTAGTAAGATTAGTTCTTACTAATATATGccagctctttttctttgtgaaaattCACCACAGGAAATGAGCATGTTCTTATggatttttgtgttgtttggtCTATTTTTCAGTTAATGAGGAACTGGCCAAGGCACAAGACCCTGGCAATGTCCTCCTGAATTACCATGGCCGGTGGCAGCAACCCAGGAGATCTGgacaaaaagagaacaaatgcaAGAACCAAAGGGAGTCTCGTGTCTCAGGAAGCAAACTTAAAGCCAGTACTCAGCTctgcagatttaaaaatcaCCACCTGTAGGTAAATaccacagagaaaagcaaaacaaagagaagaaattagtTCTGTGCCATACAAATgaaacagctgctgccttcaAAAAGGTCTTGTAACAGTCTGACTTTCTCACATGAGGCCAAGTAAGCCGTACTTTATGCAACTCATCGGACACCAGAGACCTCCTGCAACATACTGGATTAGTTCCCTTACATGACACAGGATTTGTGGGGAGGGAAAGCACTTTGCTCACTAGCCCTCCCCTAGCCTAGAGAAGAAAGCTATACAACAAGCTCCTGAGAGAGCTGAGCTGGTGTATACAAGGCAGGCAGTCTTACTAAATTGAAGATGCATAAACAGCAAATTCATATTGAGCACTGACATCTAGGAAATTGAGAAGGGCGGTGAAGGGaaactgccttttttatttgcttgtacACTTTGGGAAATATTATAGGTTTTGTAAAGTATGCTTTCCACAGAATTTGGAAGCAAAATATAAGAGTGATGGGAAACAAAAGGACTTCTCTGCTGACTTGACCATGTCAAATTTTGAAACCATGAAAAGATTGTCAGTATTCTGTAAACCAGTTATTATTCTAGTTTATAGGACAAATGGatcatttttcaaataaaaaaaacccccataagtatggagttttcttttttttgtgtgtcatttgtcacacattaaaaaaatctacacacacacacccccgcccccaTTAGCTGTAGATGTACAATTTTTAGTTCATCTCAGATTGGCTGTGGCAGATGGCCTACAAAAAAGCAACTCAAACTGTTTGAAAGTATTATTGCCTTTTGGCTTCTCTGTTTCTGGCTCTCAAGGTTAAACCCAAACTGAGGAAGAATGAGAAGTGACTATCATTGCTGTCCCCGATATTTACTGTCCCTAACTGCCAGCAATTGCTGTCTGCAATTACCTTTCATTATAGCTGTTTGTCATTACCCACCCTGCAAGAACAGAGTGGATAATGCCTTGTCTGAGATTATGTGTGGTTTTGCAAAATTTCAGTTCTCATAGACTTTTAAGAACTCTTTTGaatcattttataaaacacaaataagGCCATGACCACAGGTTTAAGGAACACTGTAATTTATCAAAATCTATGAGAGGAAAACAGGAGTCAAACCAGCAAGTACCTTTACTATATGTAACAGTCCTCTCTCACATTTTAATACTATCcgatttttaaaaataggtggTTAATCACAGTGGTTTACATTTATGCAAATCACATAGAATAATACATTGTACTGAAGAGGTGAAGAGCCAGTTGTTTGTTACCTGGAAAGAGCTGCCTCTACACTTGTGTAATAAAAGTAAAGGTTAGGATGTTTAAATGCAAATACCTCTAATTAGATCTAGTAGTCTCTATTTAGGTTCCCAAAAGAATTACCTATGCCTGAAACTGCAAAGTACTTTGTAGTTTCATTTGAAATCAGCAGAAGGTGCTGAGTGGGAAAAGCCAGGGATTAGAAATCTCAGCACTAACATAAACAGCAAAAGCTAAATACAAGATATACATGCGGACTTTGACTTCAAAGGTTTGCTGTAAGAGAACCACAGCAAAACCCAGATGAGCAAAGATAGTAAAAACAAGTTTATCTCAGCCAGCTGGCAGGGCAATTTGCAGATCAATTGCAGGGctctctgcctccagctggcAATTCACTCCAGATGCCCATTAACgtgttctctgtgtgtttcaGGATGTCCCATCTGCAATGGTGCCAGAAGTGCTTTTCCAATATTTTGCAATCAAAAGGCTGAAAACACTTCTGATTTTACTTCATATAAACTTGTTCTTCCCAGTAAGAGAAAAGCGTGCAGTCCTTTAGCTCTTCAACTGCACACCAGAAATGTCATTTGACTAGCAACAAGCCTGATGTGTTTCAGACAGCAAAAGGAATGAAGCACTCCAGAGGCAGCTCTCAGGTCGGCACTCAccacagctccctgccacccGGCTGCTGAGTGGCTACTCGTGACACTGGGGAGCCCCTGCTCCCCG
Encoded here:
- the SMLR1 gene encoding small leucine-rich protein 1 isoform X1, translating into MSMSYIFSVFVRELPGYIIFAWIFMPVTLLLLLLIAYFRIKLLEGSVGGAKMTSWISCVNFRCFSVQLVNEELAKAQDPGNVLLNYHGRWQQPRRSGQKENKCKNQRESRVSGSKLKASTQLCRFKNHHL
- the SMLR1 gene encoding small leucine-rich protein 1 isoform X2 — protein: MSMSYIFSVFVRELPGYIIFAWIFMPVTLLLLLLIAYFRIKLLEVNEELAKAQDPGNVLLNYHGRWQQPRRSGQKENKCKNQRESRVSGSKLKASTQLCRFKNHHL